One Chryseobacterium indoltheticum DNA segment encodes these proteins:
- a CDS encoding DUF4286 family protein: MSVLSITFHCVKTSLDEWENYVDETLVLMTENLMDVDKYILSEVHSDFIDEGKNYNLLLIFDDEEKRTEFMESELLNITERIETKFGQDVMIFNTSLNPKKKKF, encoded by the coding sequence ATGAGTGTATTAAGTATAACTTTTCACTGCGTAAAAACCAGCCTGGACGAGTGGGAAAACTATGTGGATGAAACTTTAGTTTTAATGACAGAAAACCTGATGGATGTTGATAAGTATATCTTATCTGAAGTGCACAGTGATTTTATAGACGAAGGTAAAAATTACAATCTTCTTTTGATTTTTGATGATGAAGAAAAAAGAACAGAATTTATGGAAAGTGAATTATTAAACATCACTGAAAGAATTGAAACAAAGTTCGGACAAGACGTGATGATTTTTAACACCTCATTGAATCCTAAGAAGAAGAAATTTTAA
- a CDS encoding GNAT family N-acetyltransferase, which produces MNYEIREMLPHDDTRVLEIFQQGIDSGIATFDTELPSVESWNTSFLNDCRWVLEDDNSEVIGWCALKPVSKRDCFRGVAEVSIYFDNKYVGKGLGSVLLKKLILDSENHGFWTLQSNIFPENEASIKFHQKNGFRMVGKREKVGQLHGEWKDLVMLERRSPNVF; this is translated from the coding sequence ATGAATTACGAGATAAGAGAAATGCTTCCGCATGACGATACCAGAGTTTTAGAAATCTTTCAACAGGGAATTGATAGCGGAATTGCCACTTTCGACACTGAGCTGCCAAGCGTAGAATCCTGGAATACAAGTTTTCTAAATGACTGCCGATGGGTTTTGGAAGATGACAACAGTGAAGTGATTGGATGGTGTGCTTTAAAACCTGTAAGTAAAAGAGATTGCTTTAGAGGTGTTGCCGAAGTAAGTATTTATTTTGATAATAAGTATGTTGGGAAAGGTTTGGGTTCGGTTCTTTTGAAAAAACTGATTCTCGATAGTGAAAACCACGGATTCTGGACTTTACAGTCAAATATTTTTCCTGAAAATGAAGCATCCATAAAATTTCATCAGAAAAACGGATTCAGAATGGTAGGTAAAAGAGAAAAAGTCGGTCAGCTTCACGGTGAATGGAAAGATCTTGTTATGTTGGAAAGAAGAAGTCCGAATGTATTTTAA
- a CDS encoding DUF421 domain-containing protein → MNPILDVVVRSLCVYLFMVIAIRLFGKNQLSQLNAGDVVLLLLISNAVQNAMVGENTSLEGGIVAALVLFAANFTLKRLMFANRGFASFMEADPVILVKDGNVDQVALRKVKITFDELNEAIREHGVETLENVKLAILEVDGNISVISEDKDDQQTHYSRIKRKNKRKYH, encoded by the coding sequence TTGAATCCTATTCTTGATGTCGTTGTCCGTTCGCTCTGCGTTTACCTTTTTATGGTAATCGCAATCCGTTTGTTTGGGAAAAATCAGCTTTCACAACTCAACGCAGGAGATGTAGTTTTGCTTTTGTTGATTTCAAACGCCGTACAGAATGCAATGGTTGGTGAAAATACGTCCTTAGAAGGTGGAATTGTAGCGGCGCTTGTTTTATTTGCTGCTAATTTTACATTAAAAAGATTAATGTTTGCCAATCGTGGTTTTGCAAGTTTTATGGAAGCAGATCCTGTAATTTTGGTGAAAGATGGGAACGTGGATCAGGTTGCTTTGAGAAAAGTGAAAATTACTTTTGATGAACTGAATGAAGCAATCAGGGAGCATGGAGTAGAAACGCTGGAAAATGTAAAGCTTGCTATTTTGGAAGTAGACGGAAATATCAGTGTGATTTCTGAAGATAAAGATGATCAACAGACTCATTATTCCAGAATTAAAAGAAAAAATAAAAGAAAATATCATTAA